The sequence below is a genomic window from Curtobacterium sp. MCPF17_002.
CGTGGCGGCCGCGAAGCGACGCACGGCCGCCGAGGCCCAGGCGCGCGTCTCGGGGTCGGGTCCGGGCGGCATGGGTCAATCGTAGGGCGGCCGTTCGTAGGAGGTCGTTCCGCTCGTAGGAGGTCAATCCGCTCGTAGGAGGTCGTTCCGCTCGTAGGAGGTCAGTTCTTCTGACCCCCTATGCGCGATTCCGCTTCCCATTGCACCCGGTGTGGGTCAGAACGTGCAGCATCACGCGAGCGGGTGCGGTGCCGGGGTCGCCTCCCAGGCCGGGTCCCCGTCGACGCTGCCCGGCCCTCCGACAGCGGCCCGCTTCCGCGCTCGGACGAGCACCGCCACCAGGATGACGACCCCGATGGCCGACACGATCAACAGGCCGATCACGTACAGCGTCGTGGCGACCCCCGCGAGCGACGCGGGGACGTAACCGTTCCGGAGGGCGGAGAACGGCGTCCCCGTCACGACGAACGCCAGGAGGGTCGAGATCGTCGAGTTCGAGTCCCACAACCCGTGGAGCACCGACACCACCACGTAGGCAACGACCGCCGCCCAGGACCACCGGAACCGGGCCCGACCGTGCGAGGCGCCGAAGAGCACCGCCCCGAGGATCGCCGTCCACAGCACGTGCCCGACCGGCGACAGGATCGCCCGGACCACCTCCGTCTGCAGCAGCGACGCCAGGTCGATGCCGCGACTCGTGATCGCCGCGTTGAAGGCGTACCCGGCGGACTCGAACGCGGCGAACCCCGCGCCGACCGTCGCACCGAGGAGCGCCCCCTGCCGCGCCGTCTTCGGCCGCACACGCCAGCCGACGACGACGAGGAGCACGCCCTTCACGAACTCCTCGACGAACCCGACCACGACGTACACCGCGGCACCGGACTGCAGATCGGCCTCGAGGAGCGACGCCCCGAGCACCCCGAGGATGCCGCCGACGAAGAACGCCACGATCAACTGCATGGTGCTCACCGAGCCCGTCACCCGCTCGATCACGAACAGCACGACGGTGAACGGCACGAGGAAGCTGCCGAGCAGGATGATCGTCGGCACGAGGTTCGTGTTGCTCGTCGAGATCGTCACGACGATGGTGACGACCCACAGCACGAACCCGACGACGAGGGTCTTCCACCACCAGCCGTGGCGATGGTGCGGATGGGCGACGCTGACGTCGGCAGGCAGGCTCATGGGGACATGGTGCTCCGACCCGTGCACGAGTGGTCACGGGAATGGCGCGGACCGTCCTGGTGTTCCGAGCAACATGACTGACGAGACGTTCGACAAGGTGACGATGTTCGGCGCTGACTGGTGCCGCGACTGCCGACGTTCCAAGGCGCTGCTCGACACGCTCGGCGTGGACTACGAGTACGTGGACGTCGAGGCCGACCTGTCCGCCGCCGACCGTGCCGAGGCGATCAGCGGGCGGAAGAACATCCCCGTCGTGGTGCTGCCGAACGGCAAGCACTTCGTGGAGCCGTCCGACGCCGAGCTGCGCTCGGAGCTCGAGGCGTCCGCGCTCGTCTGAGCCCGTGGCGCGGGGCTGGGTGTGGGGCTGTTCCGCGCGTAGGGGGCCGAATCGCGCGTAGGGAGCAGGAAGTTTCGACCTCCCATGCGCGATTCCGCTTCCTATTGCATGCGCGATGGGTCGGAACGCCGCTGCCGCCACACCGGAACACCGCCGGGACACCACCGCGCGACCCCGCGCGACCGGACATCGGATGAATCGGGCATGATGGCGGCGTGATCATCGACGCTCACCACCACCTCTGGGACCCCGCCGACCGGCCGTACCCCTGGATGGACGACTCCGTCGCCCCGATCCGCCGCCGGTTCGACGTGGACGACCTCCGTACGGTCACGCGCGACACCGACGTCACGCGGACCATCGTCGTGCAGGCCGTGCACGATCCCGGTGAGACGGCCTGGCTCTTCGAGCAGCCCGAACCGGTCGCGGGAGTCGTGGGCTGGGTCGACCTCACCGCGCCCGACGTGACCGAGCGACTCGGCGCGATCGGCCATCCGCGCCTCGTGGGCATCCGGCACCAGGCGCAGGACGAGCCCGACCCGGACTGGCTGGCACGTCCCGACGTCACCCGGGGCATCCGAGCCGTGGCCGCCGCCGGGCTCGTGTTCGACCTGCTCGTGCGGGAGCGGGAGCACGCTGCCGCCCTCGCGCTCGTCGATGCCGTCCCCGAGGCGTCCTTCGTGCTGGACCACGCGGGCAAGCCGGCGATCGCGGCCAGCGCAGCCAGCGCAGCCGGCGCGACCAGCGCAGCCTGCCCGACCACCCCAGCCATTGCAACCACCGCAACCGACGGCGCCGCCGACGCCTGGCGCGCCCGGATGCGGGAGTTCGCCGCCCGCCCGAACGTCGTGTGCAAGGTCTCCGGCCTCCTCACCGAGGCCGGCGACCACTGGCGCGACCGCCCCGTCGCCCGCTACGCCCGCGAGGTCGTCGAGACCTTCGGCCCGGACCGCACGGTGTTCGGCTCGGACTGGCCGGTGTCGACCCTGGCCACCGACTACGCCGAGGTCCTCGCGGTGACGACCTCCGCCCTCGCCGACCTCAGCGAGCACGAACGGGACGCCGTGTTCCGCGGGACCGCTGAGCGTGTGTACCTTGCCCGGAGCCAGCGGCAGACATAGGATGTTTCCGCTGCACTGGCGCAGCAGGAGAGCGAGGAACGATGCGGTTCGCACGACTCGGCCCGGCGGGACGCGAGATCCCCGTGGCCATCGACACCGACGGCGAGGTCCTCGACCTCCGCCCGATCACGAACGACGTCTCGGGCTCGTTCCTGGCGTCCGACCCCGTCGGCCGCGTGCAGCACGCCCGCAGCGCCGGCGACCTGCGGTCCATGCCGGACGCCGACTCGCTCCGCCGCGGTGCTCCCGTCGCCCGCCCCGGCAAGGTCGTCTGCATCGGCCTCAACTACCGCGACCACGCTGCCGAGACCGGCGCGGACATCCCGACCGAACCGATCGTGTTCATGAAGGACCCGATGACGGTGATCGGCCCCGACGACGAGGTCCTGGTCCCCCGAGGCAGCACGAAGACCGACTGGGAGATCGAGCTCGCCGTCGTGATCGGCACGACCGCCCGCTACTGCGAGTCAGAGGACGAGGCCGCGACGCACATCGCCGGCTACGCCATCGCCAACGACGTGTCCGAGCGGGAGTTCCAGCTCGAGCGCGGCGGGCAGTGGGACAAGGGCAAGTCCTGCGAGACCTTCAACCCACTCGGACCGTGGCTCGTGACGCCCGCGTCGTTGGACGACGCCGGCATCGACCCGACCGCGATCCCCCTGCGGCTCACCGTCAACAGCGAGGTCCGTCAGGACGGCACGACCGCGGACATGATCTTCCGTCCCGCCGAGATCGTCCGGTACCTGTCGCAGTTCATGGTGCTGTACCCGGGCGACGTCATCAGCACGGGTACCCCGGCCGGCGTCGCGCTCGCGGGCAACGCCCCGTACCTACAGCCCGGCGACGTGGTCGAGCTCACCGCCGAGGGCCTCGGCTCGCAGCGGCAGACGGTCGGAGCGGCGTGATGACCGGGTCACACGACGGCGTGCGCGCGATCGTCACCGGTGGCGCATCCGGCATCGGTGCAGCGATCGTCACCGCACTGCAGGACCGCGGGGCCACGGTCGCCGTGCTCGACCTGCAGCCGTCGACCGCCGAGGGCGTCGTCTCGGTGACCTGCGACGTCGGCGACGACGACTCCGTCCGCGCGGCCGTCGCGAGCGCCGTCGACCAACTCGGCGGACTCGAGGTGCTCGTCAACAACGCCGGCATCGGCGCACAGGGCACGGTCGAGGACAACCCCGACGACGAGTGGCGCCGCGTGTACGAGGTGAACGTGCTCGGCACCGTCCGGCTGTCCCGTGCTGCACTCCCCCACCTCCGCGTCTCCGGCAACGCGAGCATCGTCAACACCTGCTCGATCGCAGCGACCGCCGGCCTCCCGCAGCGGGCGCTGTACTCGGCGACGAAGGGCGCCATCGCGGCGCTCACCCGCGCGATGGCCGCCGACCACCTCCGCGAGGGCATCCGCGTCAACGCTGTCAACCCGGGCACCGCCGACACCCCGTGGGTGGGTCGCCTGCTCGAAGCGGCTCCGGACCCGGCCGCCGAACGCGCAGCGCTCGAAGCACGGCAACCGCACGGCCGGCTCGTGGCACCGGAGGAGGTCGCCGAGGCCGTCGCGTACCTGACGAGTCCCCTCGCGCGGTCGACGACGGGCGTCGACCTCGCGGTCGACGGCGGGATGCAGGCACTCCGGCTCCGGCCCGCCTGATGGTGCCGGACCGGGCCTGGAGGCACGACTATCGTCGACCTGTCGGCTCGCGCCGGCGTGCGTGGGCTGAGCAGGAGGTGGTGACGTGGCTTCGTTGACCGACGACGCGATCGCGCGCATCCAGCAGATGATCGTGAGCGGCGAGCTCCAGCCCGGTCAGCGCCTCCCGCCCGAGAAGGAGCTCAGCGAGTCCCTCGGGCTGTCCCGGAACAGCCTGCGCGAAGCGGTGAAGGCCCTCGAGCTCATCCGCGTGCTCGACGTCCGGCGCGGCGACGGCACGTACGTGACCTCCCTCGAGCCGGGGGTGCTGCTCGAAGCGGTGTCGTTCGTCGTCGACATGCACCACGACCGCTCGCTCGTGGACCTGCTCGAGGTCCGGCGCATCCTCGAGCCCGCCTCCGCCGTCCTCGCGACGGCCCGGGCGTCCGAGCAGCAGATCGACGACCTGGCGACCCTGATGGCCTCGGTCGGCGAGGACACCGGCGTCGAGGACCTCGTCGCCCACGACCTGCTGTTCCACTCCACCATCGCGGGGATCGGCGGCAACCAGTACCTGTCCGGCCTGCTGGACGCCCTGTCGAGCAAGACCGTGCGGGTGCGGGTGTGGCGCGGCCTCACGCAGAACGGCTCCGTGCAGCGCACCCTCGACGAGCACGCGGCGATCGTGGACGCCATCCGTCGCCGGGATCCGCAGCTCGTGCAGGCCCTCGTCGTGTCGCACGTCGAGGGCGTGGAGCGCTGGCTCCGCCGCTCGCTGGACTGAACCTGAGTGCGCACTGAGGGGTGACCGTGTTCAGTCGGTCGTCGGCCCTGACTCCGGCAAACCATGCCGCGGCAACCGCACCCACAAGGAGGAAACCGTGCTCGGTCTCATCATCAGCCTCATCATCATCGGACTCATCGCCGGCGCCGTCGCACGGCTCGTCATGCCCGGCAAGCAGCACATCTCGATCCCGATGACGATCCTGCTCGGGATCATCGGCTCGTTCGTCGGGGGCTTCCTCGGCTTCCTGATCTTCCAGCACGACCCGATGGACGGCTTCTTCCAGCCGGCCGGCATCATCGGTTCGATCATCGGCGCGATCATCGTGCTGTTCATCTACCTGCGGGTCACCGGCCGCCGCGGCGCCACGCGCTGACCCTGCACCACCGCACAACCGAAGTCACCCCGAGCCGCGCGAACGCGCGGCTCGGGGTGACTTTCGTTGTGCGGGGCCCCGCCCGCACCCGCCGGCCCCCCGGGCGCCCGGGCGCCCGCCCGGTCAGTCGCCGAGCAGCCCGGCCGCGCGCAGGTCGTCCCAGAGCGCGTCGGGCACGACCGCCGCGGCACGCTCGGCGTTCGAGCGCACCTGGTCGGCGGACTGCGCCCCGAGGGCGATCGTCCGCACGGCGGCGGCGCGGCGCGGGAACGCCAGCGCGGCCTCGGGCAGTGTCACACCGTGGCGCTCGCAGACGTCGGCGATGGCGTTCGCCCGTTCGATGCGGTCGGCCGGGGCCTCGGCGTAGTCGTACTGCGCCCCCGCGGCGGGCCGGTCGAGCCCGAGCAGCCCGGAGTTGTAGACGCCGACCGCCACGACGGCGACCCCGAGGCCCTCGCACCGTGCGACGAGCGACGCCGCCGGCTGCTCGAAGAGCGTGTACCTGCCGGCGAGCATGACGACGTCGCACAACCCGGTGTCGACCGCGGCGGACAGGGCCTCGACGGAGTTCGACCCGACGCCGACCGCCCGGACCACGCCCTCGTCCCGCAGCTCGGCGAGCGTGGGGAGCGCCTGGGTGAGCCCGTCGGTCAGGGAGTACACGTCCGGGTCGTGCAGGTACGCGATGTCGACGTGGTCGAGGCCGAGCCGGTCGAGCGATTCGTCGAGCGATCGCCGGACACCCGACGGGGACGGGTCCCACTGCCGCACGAGGTCGTCCGGCACGGCGAACCCGCCGGACTCCAGGTCGTCGCCGTCGCCGCGGCCGGGCACGAGCAACCGACCGACCTTCGTCGAGACGAGGTACTCGTCGCGGGGCCGGTCGGCGAGCGCCTGACCCAGTCGCCGTTCGGACAGTCCGAGGCCGTAGTGCGGCGCGGTGTCGAACCCGCGCACCCCGACGTCCCACGCTGCGTCGACGGTGGCCCGGGCGTCCTCGTCGGACACCGGGTGCAGCAGGTTGCCGATCCCGGCGCCGCCGAGCCAGAACGGCCCGGCGTCGAGGGGGAGGTCGGGGTCGGTCATGCCTGTCCTTCCAGTGTCCAGACGAGCGGGATGCCGTCGTCGTTGCCCGAGTAGTCGTCGTCCGCCTCGAGCAACGGGTTGATGACGTCCTGCCAGGCGGCGTTCACCGGGTCGCCGGCGAGCGACCGGCGCATCGCACGGTAGTCCTCGACCTCGATGAGGTGGACCAGGTCCTGCCCGTCCCGC
It includes:
- a CDS encoding aldo/keto reductase; protein product: MTDPDLPLDAGPFWLGGAGIGNLLHPVSDEDARATVDAAWDVGVRGFDTAPHYGLGLSERRLGQALADRPRDEYLVSTKVGRLLVPGRGDGDDLESGGFAVPDDLVRQWDPSPSGVRRSLDESLDRLGLDHVDIAYLHDPDVYSLTDGLTQALPTLAELRDEGVVRAVGVGSNSVEALSAAVDTGLCDVVMLAGRYTLFEQPAASLVARCEGLGVAVVAVGVYNSGLLGLDRPAAGAQYDYAEAPADRIERANAIADVCERHGVTLPEAALAFPRRAAAVRTIALGAQSADQVRSNAERAAAVVPDALWDDLRAAGLLGD
- a CDS encoding fumarylacetoacetate hydrolase family protein; its protein translation is MRFARLGPAGREIPVAIDTDGEVLDLRPITNDVSGSFLASDPVGRVQHARSAGDLRSMPDADSLRRGAPVARPGKVVCIGLNYRDHAAETGADIPTEPIVFMKDPMTVIGPDDEVLVPRGSTKTDWEIELAVVIGTTARYCESEDEAATHIAGYAIANDVSEREFQLERGGQWDKGKSCETFNPLGPWLVTPASLDDAGIDPTAIPLRLTVNSEVRQDGTTADMIFRPAEIVRYLSQFMVLYPGDVISTGTPAGVALAGNAPYLQPGDVVELTAEGLGSQRQTVGAA
- a CDS encoding FadR/GntR family transcriptional regulator, yielding MASLTDDAIARIQQMIVSGELQPGQRLPPEKELSESLGLSRNSLREAVKALELIRVLDVRRGDGTYVTSLEPGVLLEAVSFVVDMHHDRSLVDLLEVRRILEPASAVLATARASEQQIDDLATLMASVGEDTGVEDLVAHDLLFHSTIAGIGGNQYLSGLLDALSSKTVRVRVWRGLTQNGSVQRTLDEHAAIVDAIRRRDPQLVQALVVSHVEGVERWLRRSLD
- a CDS encoding amidohydrolase family protein, giving the protein MIIDAHHHLWDPADRPYPWMDDSVAPIRRRFDVDDLRTVTRDTDVTRTIVVQAVHDPGETAWLFEQPEPVAGVVGWVDLTAPDVTERLGAIGHPRLVGIRHQAQDEPDPDWLARPDVTRGIRAVAAAGLVFDLLVREREHAAALALVDAVPEASFVLDHAGKPAIAASAASAAGATSAACPTTPAIATTATDGAADAWRARMREFAARPNVVCKVSGLLTEAGDHWRDRPVARYAREVVETFGPDRTVFGSDWPVSTLATDYAEVLAVTTSALADLSEHERDAVFRGTAERVYLARSQRQT
- a CDS encoding SDR family oxidoreductase, which translates into the protein MTGSHDGVRAIVTGGASGIGAAIVTALQDRGATVAVLDLQPSTAEGVVSVTCDVGDDDSVRAAVASAVDQLGGLEVLVNNAGIGAQGTVEDNPDDEWRRVYEVNVLGTVRLSRAALPHLRVSGNASIVNTCSIAATAGLPQRALYSATKGAIAALTRAMAADHLREGIRVNAVNPGTADTPWVGRLLEAAPDPAAERAALEARQPHGRLVAPEEVAEAVAYLTSPLARSTTGVDLAVDGGMQALRLRPA
- a CDS encoding L-rhamnose mutarotase yields the protein MQRILSRTRLRAGQEAAYADAHAAIPPALVERLRAAGVANWSIWRDGQDLVHLIEVEDYRAMRRSLAGDPVNAAWQDVINPLLEADDDYSGNDDGIPLVWTLEGQA
- a CDS encoding glutaredoxin domain-containing protein, whose amino-acid sequence is MTDETFDKVTMFGADWCRDCRRSKALLDTLGVDYEYVDVEADLSAADRAEAISGRKNIPVVVLPNGKHFVEPSDAELRSELEASALV
- a CDS encoding GlsB/YeaQ/YmgE family stress response membrane protein, with the protein product MLGLIISLIIIGLIAGAVARLVMPGKQHISIPMTILLGIIGSFVGGFLGFLIFQHDPMDGFFQPAGIIGSIIGAIIVLFIYLRVTGRRGATR
- a CDS encoding PrsW family glutamic-type intramembrane protease, with the translated sequence MSLPADVSVAHPHHRHGWWWKTLVVGFVLWVVTIVVTISTSNTNLVPTIILLGSFLVPFTVVLFVIERVTGSVSTMQLIVAFFVGGILGVLGASLLEADLQSGAAVYVVVGFVEEFVKGVLLVVVGWRVRPKTARQGALLGATVGAGFAAFESAGYAFNAAITSRGIDLASLLQTEVVRAILSPVGHVLWTAILGAVLFGASHGRARFRWSWAAVVAYVVVSVLHGLWDSNSTISTLLAFVVTGTPFSALRNGYVPASLAGVATTLYVIGLLIVSAIGVVILVAVLVRARKRAAVGGPGSVDGDPAWEATPAPHPLA